Proteins encoded in a region of the Wolbachia endosymbiont (group A) of Anomoia purmunda genome:
- a CDS encoding IS4 family transposase, producing the protein MDRIACLSKDLNEFFNEKADEISIAVGFIKRKRKLNGSSFIKAMVFGNIGVGDCSIETMCQLLNEDSIEITKQGLDYISLPSSMEDMYKGYGSSYRDCESNTKSGIKLQLVFDYLNQALDKLNLIEGIRSDQGYRDYLNGLSANDLLIFDLCYFVPSSFKQIDEAGAYFVSRYKSDTNIYDIETNQKIELLECLEGQSLLEMEVLLGKEVKIKVRIICQKLTEEQSIIRRRRANKLAKSHGYTSSQKNQKLLDWSIFITNVPESKISAEQVLTVYRVRWQIELLFKLYKSHIRLDELKGKPYRVLCELYAKLCAILIFHGIVGCIKLKENTELSLTKAFIELKRRIRELFLALSSKINNLRIFLKKLTTDWSQFSVKDRYRKTRVSTLSSLNFLTLAS; encoded by the coding sequence ATGGACAGAATAGCTTGCTTATCAAAAGACCTCAATGAATTCTTTAATGAAAAAGCAGACGAAATATCAATTGCAGTAGGTTTTATAAAAAGAAAGAGAAAACTTAATGGCTCATCATTCATAAAAGCTATGGTTTTTGGTAACATAGGAGTTGGTGATTGCAGCATAGAAACAATGTGCCAATTGCTAAATGAAGACTCGATAGAAATTACAAAACAGGGTTTGGATTATATTAGCCTGCCCAGTAGCATGGAAGATATGTACAAAGGATATGGGAGTAGCTATAGAGATTGTGAGAGTAATACCAAATCAGGAATAAAGCTGCAGTTAGTCTTTGATTACCTGAACCAAGCGCTAGATAAGTTAAATTTAATAGAAGGAATAAGGTCGGATCAAGGTTATAGGGATTATCTGAACGGTTTATCAGCCAATGATTTGCTAATATTTGATTTGTGCTACTTTGTGCCTAGTTCTTTTAAACAGATTGATGAAGCAGGTGCATATTTTGTTAGTCGTTATAAGTCTGATACCAATATATATGATATAGAAACAAATCAAAAAATAGAGTTGTTGGAATGTTTAGAAGGTCAATCCCTTCTAGAGATGGAAGTGCTATTAGGAAAAGAAGTAAAAATTAAAGTGAGAATTATATGTCAAAAATTAACTGAAGAACAGTCTATAATTAGAAGAAGAAGGGCTAATAAGTTAGCAAAATCACATGGATATACATCTTCTCAAAAGAATCAAAAATTGCTGGATTGGTCGATATTCATAACTAACGTTCCAGAGAGTAAAATCAGCGCTGAACAAGTATTAACAGTTTACAGGGTAAGATGGCAGATTGAATTATTATTTAAATTGTATAAGAGTCACATCAGGCTTGACGAACTTAAAGGAAAACCATACAGAGTATTATGTGAACTATACGCTAAATTGTGCGCAATTCTTATATTTCATGGAATAGTTGGTTGTATAAAACTGAAAGAGAATACAGAGCTGAGTTTAACAAAGGCATTCATTGAATTAAAAAGAAGGATTAGGGAGTTGTTTTTAGCGTTAAGCAGTAAAATTAATAATTTGAGAATTTTCCTGAAAAAACTTACCACAGACTGGTCACAATTTTCTGTGAAAGATAGATATAGAAAAACTAGAGTATCCACCTTAAGTTCATTGAATTTTCTTACCCTTGCTTCTTAA
- the thyX gene encoding FAD-dependent thymidylate synthase: protein MNEATKRTTVKEIDEILYEEHKVLDHGFIRVMDYMGSDSAIVQAARVSYGKGTKQISQDEALIKYLMRHHHTTPFEMCEIKFHVKLPIFVARQWIRHRTANVNEYSARYSILDNEFYTPKPEQVAKQSDNNKQGSGEAFDPDTSKEIIDSLTNDSNLVYSHYEKFIEQGLAREIARTNLMLNYYTQFYWKIDLHNLLHFLKLRADKHAQYEIRVYAEVMLDIIKKWVPLAYNAFVEYCLESAYISKTGLEIIRKLIKGENVTREESNIGKREWDELMSILDKQS, encoded by the coding sequence ATGAATGAAGCAACCAAACGAACTACAGTAAAAGAAATAGATGAAATCTTATATGAAGAACATAAGGTATTAGACCATGGATTTATTCGAGTAATGGATTATATGGGCTCTGATAGCGCTATAGTTCAAGCTGCTCGTGTTTCTTATGGCAAGGGAACAAAACAGATAAGTCAGGATGAAGCACTTATAAAGTATTTAATGAGACATCATCATACAACTCCATTTGAAATGTGTGAAATTAAGTTTCACGTGAAACTTCCAATTTTTGTTGCAAGGCAATGGATAAGGCATAGAACTGCAAATGTGAATGAATATTCAGCAAGGTATTCAATACTTGATAATGAATTTTATACACCTAAACCAGAACAAGTTGCAAAACAATCTGACAATAATAAACAAGGTAGTGGGGAAGCTTTTGATCCAGACACCTCAAAGGAAATAATAGATTCTCTAACAAATGACTCTAATTTAGTATATTCTCATTATGAAAAATTTATTGAGCAGGGGCTTGCAAGAGAAATTGCCCGAACTAACCTAATGCTTAATTACTACACGCAATTTTATTGGAAAATAGATCTGCATAATCTCCTTCATTTTTTGAAGCTTAGAGCTGATAAGCATGCCCAATATGAAATCAGAGTTTATGCAGAAGTTATGCTGGATATAATAAAGAAGTGGGTCCCATTGGCCTACAATGCCTTTGTTGAATATTGCCTAGAATCAGCCTATATTTCAAAAACTGGTCTAGAAATAATTCGCAAATTAATTAAAGGGGAAAACGTTACTAGAGAAGAAAGTAATATTGGTAAAAGAGAATGGGACGAGCTGATGTCTATACTTGATAAACAATCTTAA
- the murA gene encoding UDP-N-acetylglucosamine 1-carboxyvinyltransferase — protein MHKILIRNNYKPLVGKIKINGSKNAVLPIMAASLLSSFPVILHNVPDLIDVHLMSKLLESLGAKVNFTRNKDYKANHTLKVDCGNINNHVMSHETASKLRASLLMLGPILSRFGKITTVFPGGCNIGKRSVDMHIKALEEMGAKIEVEGCNIIATVKGKLQGKEVTLEKISVGATENIIMAATLAEGVTIINNAATEPEVLDLIEFLKKMGANIEISDTRITITGVEALNGCVHKIIPDRIEAGTYALAAIITGGKLELEGISLSDIRCIVNELKAIGANVELYNEGVMISRKNCSIRSANIATNPYPNFPSDMQPQLMSAMCIADGISVIEENIFENRFAHADELRKLGANISIEKSKATISGIESLSGANLCATDLRSTAALILISLVASGETTINNSHHLWRGYEAMHEKLNSCGADISISS, from the coding sequence ATGCACAAGATATTAATAAGAAATAACTACAAACCCCTGGTTGGAAAAATCAAGATTAATGGTTCAAAGAATGCTGTTTTACCAATAATGGCAGCAAGTCTATTGAGTAGCTTCCCGGTAATTTTGCATAATGTACCTGATTTAATTGATGTGCATCTAATGTCTAAGCTGCTTGAGAGTCTTGGAGCGAAAGTGAACTTTACACGCAATAAAGATTATAAAGCAAATCATACTTTGAAAGTTGACTGCGGTAATATCAACAATCACGTAATGTCACATGAAACTGCAAGTAAGCTGCGAGCATCTCTTTTAATGCTAGGTCCAATTCTCAGTAGATTTGGTAAAATCACAACAGTCTTTCCTGGTGGATGCAATATCGGAAAGCGTTCCGTTGATATGCATATCAAAGCATTAGAAGAAATGGGAGCTAAAATTGAAGTTGAAGGCTGTAATATAATTGCAACAGTGAAAGGAAAGCTACAAGGAAAAGAAGTTACACTTGAGAAAATAAGCGTTGGTGCAACAGAAAATATAATAATGGCAGCAACACTTGCAGAAGGAGTGACAATAATAAACAATGCTGCAACAGAGCCGGAAGTTCTTGATTTAATAGAGTTCCTAAAGAAAATGGGTGCTAATATTGAGATTAGTGATACAAGGATCACAATAACAGGAGTTGAAGCATTAAATGGATGTGTTCATAAAATAATACCAGATCGCATAGAAGCAGGCACCTATGCACTAGCTGCTATAATAACCGGTGGTAAGTTGGAGTTAGAAGGAATAAGTCTATCTGATATAAGATGTATTGTGAATGAATTGAAGGCTATAGGGGCTAATGTTGAACTATATAATGAGGGGGTTATGATTTCCAGAAAAAATTGCTCTATTAGGTCTGCTAACATTGCAACAAACCCTTATCCAAATTTCCCCAGTGATATGCAACCACAACTAATGTCCGCAATGTGCATTGCTGATGGGATATCAGTAATTGAAGAGAATATTTTTGAAAACAGATTTGCACATGCAGATGAATTGAGAAAGTTAGGCGCTAATATCAGCATCGAGAAAAGCAAAGCTACTATAAGTGGAATAGAAAGCTTATCTGGAGCTAATCTATGTGCCACTGATTTAAGGTCAACAGCAGCTTTGATACTTATTTCTTTGGTAGCCAGTGGAGAAACTACAATAAACAATTCGCATCATTTATGGAGAGGATATGAGGCAATGCATGAAAAACTTAATTCATGTGGAGCTGATATCTCCATTTCATCTTGA
- the fabF gene encoding beta-ketoacyl-ACP synthase II, translated as MSRRVVVTGVGLITPLAADVDNTWSRLIKGESGIKAINTDRFDSSDLACKVAGQVPLQSDNIEHYFNPLDYIFEKDLKRTDRFIHYGIAAAIQAVEDSSLEDSKVDRQRVGVTIGSGIGGLPSIQENVITMQEKGPRRVSPFFVPASLINLISGHISIKYEFTGPNDSAVTACATGAHAIINSARTIKLGEADVMIAGGAESALCRVGIAGFASMKALSTKFNDKPKEASRPWDAERDGFVMGEGAGILVLEEYEHAKKRGAKIHAELVGYGLTGDAHHITAPHPEGRGAFKAMQLALKSAQINPNQVGYINAHGTSTPLGDKIEVIAMKQLFGDYVYKIPVSSTKSSIGHLLGAAGSVEAIFSILALNNGIIPPTLNLHKPSEGCDLNFVPFKAQEHKIRYALSNSFGFGGTNASLIFGQV; from the coding sequence ATGAGCAGAAGAGTAGTAGTCACTGGTGTTGGTTTAATCACTCCACTAGCGGCAGATGTTGACAACACTTGGTCAAGGCTGATAAAAGGCGAGTCTGGCATAAAAGCAATCAATACAGATAGATTTGACTCTTCTGATCTTGCTTGCAAGGTTGCAGGGCAGGTTCCCCTGCAATCCGACAATATTGAGCACTATTTTAATCCATTAGATTATATTTTTGAAAAAGATCTAAAAAGAACGGATCGTTTTATTCATTACGGCATTGCAGCAGCGATTCAAGCTGTGGAAGATTCATCTTTAGAAGATTCAAAAGTAGATAGACAACGTGTTGGTGTAACTATTGGCTCTGGTATAGGTGGTCTTCCATCAATTCAGGAAAATGTTATTACCATGCAGGAAAAAGGGCCCAGACGTGTCAGTCCATTTTTTGTCCCTGCAAGTCTAATAAATTTGATATCTGGCCATATTTCTATTAAATACGAATTTACAGGTCCAAACGATTCAGCAGTAACCGCATGTGCAACAGGTGCGCATGCAATCATAAACTCAGCAAGAACTATAAAACTTGGTGAAGCGGATGTTATGATTGCAGGTGGAGCAGAAAGTGCACTGTGTAGAGTTGGAATTGCAGGTTTTGCATCTATGAAGGCGTTATCAACTAAATTCAATGATAAACCCAAAGAAGCTTCAAGACCATGGGATGCAGAACGCGATGGTTTTGTTATGGGTGAAGGAGCAGGTATATTGGTGCTGGAGGAATACGAACATGCAAAAAAAAGGGGGGCAAAAATACATGCTGAACTGGTTGGGTACGGACTCACAGGAGATGCTCACCACATTACAGCACCACATCCAGAAGGAAGAGGCGCATTTAAGGCAATGCAGCTTGCCTTAAAAAGTGCGCAAATTAATCCAAATCAAGTAGGATATATCAATGCACATGGAACTTCAACGCCACTTGGAGATAAAATTGAAGTAATAGCAATGAAACAGTTATTTGGTGACTACGTTTATAAAATACCTGTTTCTTCAACTAAATCTTCTATAGGACATTTACTTGGTGCTGCAGGGAGCGTTGAAGCAATATTCAGTATTCTTGCGTTAAATAATGGAATTATTCCGCCAACCTTAAATTTACATAAACCTTCAGAAGGATGTGATTTAAATTTTGTACCGTTTAAAGCTCAGGAGCATAAAATTCGATATGCACTTTCTAATTCGTTTGGTTTTGGTGGCACTAATGCATCGCTCATCTTTGGACAAGTGTAA
- the acpP gene encoding acyl carrier protein, with product MNSELAKSTREDIEEKVKKIILEHISKDVEQFNSSSKLSEHGTDSLDAVEIIMAAEEEFGIEIPDEDAQKMETMEQIVEYINNKTG from the coding sequence GTGAATAGCGAACTAGCAAAGAGCACTAGAGAAGACATAGAAGAAAAAGTGAAAAAGATTATACTAGAGCACATTAGTAAGGATGTAGAGCAATTCAACAGCTCTTCAAAGCTTTCGGAGCATGGTACAGACAGTTTAGATGCAGTTGAAATCATCATGGCGGCAGAAGAAGAGTTTGGAATAGAAATTCCAGATGAAGATGCACAAAAAATGGAAACTATGGAGCAAATAGTTGAGTACATTAATAATAAAACAGGCTAA
- a CDS encoding polyprenyl synthetase family protein, with protein MLDETTKNLLIVEVNKLLPENSENKLISAMRYILLAPAKHIRSFLVVASSRVFNVEAKKVISLAAAIEFVHAYSLIHDDLPCMDNSDTRRSQLSCHKKFNEATAVLAGDALLTLAFEVLSSLNEKRCEIIKVLSQAIGIRGMVGGQILDIGADFDKIKEIHLMKTAKLFAASCEIGAIIGGATGKERRALYNYGINLGLIFQAKDDIEDYEQDKTNNLMSVLGKSEVENYIDGLFKQGLDNLSALSGYTNYLYDLLNQVKKDG; from the coding sequence ATGCTAGACGAAACAACAAAAAATTTGCTTATTGTAGAAGTAAATAAACTTTTACCCGAAAATAGCGAGAATAAGCTTATATCAGCTATGCGTTATATACTCCTTGCTCCTGCAAAACATATACGCTCCTTTTTAGTCGTAGCTTCATCGCGAGTGTTTAACGTAGAAGCTAAAAAAGTAATATCACTTGCTGCAGCAATTGAATTTGTTCATGCTTACTCTCTAATTCACGATGATTTACCGTGCATGGACAACAGTGATACTCGCAGAAGCCAGCTAAGCTGCCATAAAAAATTTAATGAAGCAACAGCAGTGCTTGCCGGAGATGCACTACTTACTCTGGCTTTTGAGGTATTATCTTCGTTAAATGAGAAACGCTGTGAGATCATAAAAGTGCTCTCTCAAGCAATAGGAATTAGGGGAATGGTGGGAGGACAGATTTTAGATATTGGTGCAGATTTTGATAAAATAAAAGAAATTCATTTGATGAAAACCGCAAAACTATTTGCAGCTTCATGCGAAATAGGCGCTATAATAGGGGGTGCTACAGGCAAAGAGCGGAGAGCATTATATAACTACGGGATAAACCTAGGGCTTATCTTTCAAGCTAAGGATGATATTGAAGACTACGAACAAGATAAAACAAATAATTTAATGTCTGTGCTTGGTAAAAGTGAAGTAGAGAACTATATAGACGGCCTCTTTAAACAAGGCTTGGATAATTTGAGTGCGCTTTCAGGGTATACTAATTATTTATATGATTTATTGAATCAAGTAAAGAAAGATGGTTAG
- a CDS encoding FKBP-type peptidyl-prolyl cis-trans isomerase, whose amino-acid sequence MVRKIILQMLISVVTILTLTSAFVFTIVYINKGKPEKKDKLYEINATHGGLIQTIAYYLVKPILESALDRYIEKHGLTEYLEEMTQQKEENSINFYEITEGSGNKAFCGLEVLLQIYKISNNNLATLPSRVSDVTLKIGQDDLKEVSLGVIGMKEGGERVVTIANDNKMNFNSYYVKLIEVKDKYPNSVNNLMVFNDLINKTGKQVRCGDEISVKYSVKEHNGEYIVKDQTVQFRVGDKRIPLAIELGVVGMRAGNKRTILSPPDLLTITDDMLIKDIDYDEENISIIDLSLDAKQEIAAHHSTVEKQSKEYS is encoded by the coding sequence ATGGTTAGAAAAATTATATTACAAATGCTTATTTCCGTAGTGACGATTCTCACTTTAACTTCTGCTTTTGTGTTTACTATTGTCTATATAAACAAAGGTAAACCGGAAAAAAAGGACAAGCTTTATGAGATAAATGCCACGCATGGTGGTTTGATACAGACGATAGCATATTACCTAGTGAAGCCAATACTTGAATCAGCACTTGACCGCTATATTGAAAAGCATGGGCTGACAGAATATTTAGAAGAAATGACGCAGCAAAAAGAAGAAAATTCAATAAATTTTTATGAAATTACTGAAGGCAGTGGCAACAAGGCTTTTTGTGGCCTGGAAGTCCTATTGCAAATATATAAAATTTCTAATAATAACTTAGCAACACTCCCTAGCAGAGTTTCTGATGTTACTTTGAAAATAGGTCAAGATGACCTAAAAGAAGTGAGTTTAGGGGTAATAGGTATGAAAGAAGGCGGAGAGCGTGTAGTTACTATTGCCAATGATAACAAAATGAATTTTAATTCTTATTACGTCAAACTGATTGAAGTAAAGGATAAATATCCCAACTCAGTAAATAATCTGATGGTTTTTAATGACTTAATTAACAAGACTGGAAAACAAGTAAGGTGCGGTGATGAGATATCGGTTAAATATAGCGTAAAGGAGCATAATGGGGAATATATAGTCAAAGATCAAACAGTGCAATTTAGGGTTGGCGATAAAAGAATACCACTTGCTATAGAGCTTGGAGTTGTGGGAATGAGAGCTGGTAATAAAAGAACCATTCTTTCTCCGCCTGACCTTTTGACTATTACTGACGATATGTTAATAAAAGACATAGATTATGATGAAGAAAATATCTCAATAATTGACTTAAGCTTAGATGCTAAGCAAGAGATCGCAGCACACCATTCTACTGTTGAAAAACAGTCTAAAGAATATAGCTGA
- the hslU gene encoding ATP-dependent protease ATPase subunit HslU encodes MSSKQKTLCTNFSNQPITLSEGRSCSSDTYDEKDNLYKDTKSGFDSNDSDVQVNDTTQVLLDDLPPQKIVKELDRFIIGQDDAKRAVAIALRNRWRRNQVPFPLRDEIIPKNILMIGHTGVGKTEIARRLAKLAGAPFIKIEATKFTEIGYVGRDVDSIIRDLVDAAIVLVKEKAHKALAKKALILAEKTIVNSMVGENATEESKKNFRERLRNKEFEDGEVSIDVRESKSMLPTFDIPGMPGGQVGVMNVTEIMGKMFNGSKKTKTITVKVKEAREILINEESERLMDEDKIIKEAIDLVSNDGIVFLDEIDKIAARTEVKGEVNREGVQRDLLPLLEGTTVTTKYGHVKTDYILFIASGAFHQSKPSDLLPELQGRLPIRVELKALTQEDLIRILKEPESSLLKQYIALMKTENVTLEFTDDGIKTIAEIAFTVNRQVENIGARRLHTVMEKLLDEISFIASEKNSEKFIIDSKYVKDKLESISKQLDLSKFIL; translated from the coding sequence ATGTCTTCCAAGCAAAAAACTTTGTGCACTAATTTTTCCAATCAGCCCATAACCCTTTCAGAAGGGCGGTCTTGTAGTAGTGACACCTACGATGAAAAAGATAACCTCTATAAAGATACTAAGAGTGGTTTTGATTCAAATGACAGCGATGTTCAAGTTAATGACACTACTCAAGTTTTGTTAGATGACCTGCCACCACAGAAGATAGTTAAAGAATTGGACAGATTCATAATCGGACAGGATGATGCAAAGCGTGCTGTTGCTATTGCGCTCAGAAATCGTTGGCGTCGCAATCAGGTTCCATTTCCATTGCGTGATGAAATCATACCTAAGAATATATTGATGATCGGTCATACAGGGGTTGGTAAAACTGAAATAGCTCGTCGCTTAGCAAAACTTGCCGGTGCACCGTTCATAAAAATTGAGGCAACGAAGTTTACTGAAATAGGATACGTTGGACGTGACGTTGATTCGATAATACGCGATTTAGTTGATGCAGCAATAGTTTTAGTTAAAGAGAAAGCCCATAAAGCCTTAGCTAAAAAGGCTTTAATTTTAGCTGAGAAAACAATAGTAAACTCTATGGTAGGCGAAAATGCAACCGAAGAGAGTAAAAAAAATTTTAGAGAAAGGTTGAGGAATAAAGAGTTTGAGGACGGAGAAGTTTCTATTGACGTCAGAGAGAGCAAGAGTATGTTACCTACTTTCGATATACCAGGCATGCCAGGTGGGCAAGTTGGTGTGATGAATGTAACAGAAATAATGGGCAAGATGTTTAACGGGAGTAAAAAAACAAAAACTATTACGGTGAAGGTAAAAGAAGCGCGTGAAATATTAATTAATGAAGAAAGTGAAAGGCTAATGGATGAAGATAAGATAATCAAAGAAGCCATTGATCTTGTTAGTAATGACGGTATAGTATTTTTGGATGAAATAGACAAAATTGCAGCGCGTACAGAAGTAAAAGGTGAAGTAAACAGAGAAGGAGTGCAACGCGATCTGTTACCATTACTTGAAGGAACAACTGTTACAACTAAGTATGGCCATGTAAAAACAGACTATATATTATTTATTGCATCTGGTGCTTTTCATCAGTCTAAACCATCTGACCTCTTACCGGAATTGCAGGGCAGATTACCGATCAGGGTAGAACTTAAGGCACTTACTCAAGAGGATTTAATAAGAATATTAAAGGAACCAGAATCTAGTTTGTTAAAGCAGTACATAGCTTTAATGAAAACAGAAAATGTGACACTTGAGTTCACTGATGATGGTATAAAAACCATAGCTGAAATAGCGTTTACAGTTAATAGGCAAGTGGAAAATATAGGCGCAAGAAGGCTTCACACTGTCATGGAGAAGCTTTTAGATGAAATAAGTTTCATTGCTTCTGAGAAAAATAGCGAAAAATTCATTATAGACAGCAAGTATGTAAAAGATAAACTTGAGTCAATTTCGAAGCAGTTGGATTTATCTAAGTTTATACTTTAG
- the hslV gene encoding ATP-dependent protease subunit HslV produces the protein MIQHDNNKMYGTTILSIRKDKSVVVIGDGQVSLGHTVIKSGAKKVRRLSGDSVIAGFAGATADAFTLFERLESKLDKHPGQLMRACVELAKDWRMDKYLRKLEAMMIVADKSISLVITGTGDVLEPEDGIAAIGSGGNFALSAARALIDIKGISIEEIAKKAMKIAADICVYTNHNVIIEKIEE, from the coding sequence ATGATTCAACACGATAACAATAAAATGTATGGCACTACTATATTATCAATTAGAAAAGATAAAAGTGTAGTAGTAATAGGTGACGGACAAGTTTCACTGGGCCACACTGTTATAAAATCTGGAGCAAAAAAAGTTAGGCGTCTTTCTGGTGATTCTGTAATTGCTGGATTTGCCGGGGCAACAGCCGACGCATTTACTCTTTTTGAAAGATTAGAATCTAAACTTGACAAGCACCCAGGGCAATTAATGAGAGCATGTGTTGAACTTGCAAAAGACTGGAGAATGGATAAATATCTGAGGAAATTAGAAGCTATGATGATTGTTGCAGATAAATCTATTTCATTAGTAATTACGGGAACAGGTGATGTTCTTGAACCTGAAGATGGAATCGCAGCTATTGGCTCTGGGGGAAATTTTGCTCTATCTGCAGCAAGAGCTTTAATTGACATTAAAGGAATATCAATAGAGGAAATTGCGAAAAAGGCTATGAAGATAGCTGCTGATATATGTGTTTATACAAATCATAATGTAATTATTGAAAAAATAGAGGAGTGA